The Gemmatimonadaceae bacterium genome has a segment encoding these proteins:
- the nusA gene encoding transcription termination factor NusA gives MVSSTEILSAFREVSNTKQLDRAELYALLQDGILAALAKKYGPNVHAEVEIDDGKGDIRIVLLKTVVEAVEDSSNQISLEDAKAFDQSFEPGDVMEEPIDFAVFGRAAVQAAKQRIIQRVREGERTRIRDEFATRVGDLLSGEIQQIERGKLVVMLNKFREAEAIIPYREQNHREHFHQGEPIRAVLKRVEETPKGPRLVLSRGDPLFVKALFKLEVPEIQQNIVEIRAAAREVGSRTKIAVFSRDDSIDPVGACVGLKGSRVQAVVNELNGERIDIVPWSPDPERFAKLALAPAKVARVFSDPSTKTIQAVVDEDQLSLAIGRNGQNVRLASELTGWKIDLYSSREWLERGGEGQIFAPLPGETEEMADVRLTDIAGMPPATVAVLAEAGYRTLNDIIDLEREDFLKLPGIAPEEADRIMALIDELTTEDGESRGDEAGGTGGEGNTAA, from the coding sequence ATGGTCAGCTCGACGGAAATCTTGTCCGCGTTTCGCGAAGTATCGAACACCAAGCAGCTCGATCGCGCGGAACTGTACGCGTTGCTCCAGGACGGAATCCTCGCCGCCCTCGCCAAGAAGTACGGCCCAAACGTTCACGCCGAGGTCGAGATCGACGACGGCAAGGGCGACATCAGGATCGTGCTCCTGAAAACCGTCGTTGAAGCGGTCGAAGACTCGAGCAACCAAATCTCCCTGGAAGACGCCAAGGCGTTCGACCAGAGCTTCGAGCCCGGCGACGTCATGGAAGAGCCCATCGACTTCGCCGTTTTCGGCCGCGCCGCCGTGCAGGCGGCCAAGCAGCGCATCATCCAGCGCGTCCGCGAGGGTGAGCGCACGCGCATCCGCGACGAGTTTGCGACCCGTGTGGGCGATCTGCTGTCCGGCGAGATCCAACAGATCGAGCGCGGCAAGCTCGTCGTCATGCTGAACAAGTTCCGCGAAGCGGAAGCGATCATTCCGTACCGCGAGCAGAATCACCGCGAGCACTTCCACCAGGGCGAACCGATTCGCGCGGTGCTCAAGCGCGTCGAAGAGACGCCCAAGGGGCCGCGCCTCGTGCTGAGCCGCGGAGACCCGCTCTTCGTGAAGGCGCTGTTCAAGCTCGAGGTGCCCGAGATTCAGCAGAACATCGTGGAAATCCGGGCTGCTGCCCGCGAAGTGGGCAGCAGGACAAAAATCGCGGTGTTCTCGCGTGACGATTCCATCGATCCGGTGGGCGCATGCGTCGGCCTCAAGGGCTCGCGCGTGCAGGCCGTGGTCAACGAGCTGAATGGCGAACGGATCGACATCGTGCCGTGGTCCCCGGACCCGGAACGCTTCGCCAAGCTGGCGCTCGCTCCGGCCAAGGTCGCGCGCGTCTTCAGCGACCCGAGCACGAAGACGATCCAGGCCGTCGTCGACGAAGACCAGCTGTCGCTCGCCATAGGCCGCAACGGCCAGAACGTTCGACTCGCGTCCGAGCTCACCGGATGGAAGATCGACCTCTACTCCAGCCGTGAGTGGCTGGAGCGCGGCGGCGAAGGCCAGATCTTCGCTCCGCTGCCGGGCGAGACGGAGGAAATGGCCGACGTTCGGTTGACCGACATCGCGGGGATGCCGCCGGCGACGGTCGCCGTCCTCGCCGAGGCCGGCTATCGCACGCTCAACGACATCATCGACCTCGAGCGCGAGGACTTTCTCAAGCTCCCCGGCATCGCGCCGGAAGAGGCCGATCGCATCATGGCGCTCATCGACGAGCTCACGACCGAAGACGGAGAATCCCGCGGCGATGAAGCGGGCGGAACAGGAGGAGAAGGGAACACGGCTGCGTGA
- a CDS encoding ribosomal L7Ae/L30e/S12e/Gadd45 family protein, producing the protein MTADAEIATRVFRLLGLGVRSRGAIVGVKQVREAARRNTLIFAVVASDASANSRDKIVPLLQARRVNFMEVPSAAALGAAVGRDQTAVVGIIDRQLAAGVRALASAGAPRTGQEDV; encoded by the coding sequence GTGACCGCTGACGCCGAGATCGCGACGCGGGTTTTCCGCCTGCTGGGGCTCGGCGTACGCAGTCGCGGGGCCATTGTTGGAGTCAAACAAGTACGTGAAGCCGCGAGGCGAAACACGTTGATTTTCGCGGTGGTAGCAAGTGACGCCTCGGCCAACAGCAGAGACAAGATCGTCCCGCTGCTGCAGGCTCGGCGAGTTAACTTTATGGAAGTACCTTCCGCTGCGGCGCTTGGCGCCGCCGTCGGCCGGGATCAGACGGCCGTCGTTGGCATCATTGATCGGCAGTTGGCTGCCGGCGTTCGGGCGTTGGCTTCGGCCGGCGCGCCCCGAACCGGT